One region of Cobetia sp. cqz5-12 genomic DNA includes:
- a CDS encoding sensor histidine kinase: protein MALSLGASKAGKAPALQGIAHRLEAQRARACPAGAEPPVHPAAIPPSAPRDTHHLDAITLHIATCADLKEALPSVLRELLDMLNGCLDSGAAHFATGELCVVHRALGLATHEVISPIGLALPVATRERLQEVVRDIGRDPGARQQVSDMDGTPGGVLIALTDDTDRGETGRGETSDDWLWLGEPTAAVIESGLANVVINTLSRGLALHQQQQARHAEDTKSAVAQALKNERRHLAAELHDTLAQELSYLQMQSARLTRAARHAPQDVQALAEDVHTQARRAFRQTRELINGAHATWGDAPLACVLDNLIEEFETRSGMVFELDNRIQSLHLPDAQALQVMFIVREAMTNSVRHAQATHLRLQLLYQSSGHPPAARVLLTVEDNGCGFDPADIAPAHFGLGIMQDRAHQIGADFAITQPRQGGTRMTLSWERRDT, encoded by the coding sequence ATGGCACTCAGTCTCGGCGCATCGAAGGCAGGCAAGGCACCTGCATTGCAAGGGATAGCCCATCGCCTTGAAGCCCAGCGCGCACGAGCCTGTCCCGCCGGTGCCGAGCCTCCCGTTCATCCTGCTGCCATCCCGCCGTCTGCTCCGCGTGACACGCACCACCTCGATGCCATTACCTTGCACATCGCTACCTGCGCTGACCTCAAGGAGGCGTTGCCATCCGTGCTGAGAGAGCTGCTGGACATGCTGAACGGCTGTCTTGACAGCGGTGCGGCTCACTTCGCGACTGGCGAACTCTGTGTCGTGCATCGCGCCCTCGGTCTGGCGACCCATGAGGTGATTTCCCCTATTGGCCTCGCCCTGCCAGTCGCTACGCGTGAGAGATTGCAGGAAGTCGTCAGGGATATCGGTCGCGATCCCGGCGCCCGACAGCAGGTGTCTGACATGGACGGCACGCCAGGTGGCGTGCTGATCGCCCTCACGGACGACACTGATAGAGGGGAGACGGGCAGAGGGGAGACGAGCGATGACTGGTTGTGGCTTGGAGAGCCGACAGCCGCAGTCATCGAATCAGGGCTGGCGAACGTCGTCATCAATACCCTGAGCCGTGGCCTGGCACTGCATCAGCAGCAACAGGCGCGTCATGCCGAAGACACGAAATCAGCGGTGGCGCAGGCACTGAAGAACGAACGCCGACATCTGGCCGCGGAGCTGCACGACACCCTCGCCCAGGAATTGAGTTATCTGCAGATGCAGAGCGCACGCCTGACTCGCGCCGCTCGTCATGCGCCACAGGACGTGCAGGCACTGGCCGAGGACGTGCATACCCAGGCCCGGCGCGCCTTCCGCCAGACCCGGGAACTGATCAACGGTGCGCACGCCACCTGGGGAGACGCGCCGCTGGCCTGTGTGCTGGACAACTTGATCGAGGAATTCGAGACACGCTCGGGGATGGTGTTCGAGCTCGACAACCGCATCCAGTCGCTGCACCTCCCCGATGCCCAGGCCCTGCAGGTGATGTTCATCGTGCGCGAAGCGATGACCAACAGCGTGCGCCATGCCCAAGCCACCCACCTGCGCCTGCAATTGCTCTACCAATCCTCTGGGCATCCACCGGCGGCGCGAGTGTTGCTGACCGTCGAGGACAACGGCTGCGGCTTTGACCCTGCTGACATCGCCCCCGCCCATTTCGGACTGGGCATCATGCAGGATCGCGCACACCAAATCGGAGCCGACTTCGCCATTACCCAACCCCGCCAGGGCGGTACCCGCATGACACTGAGCTGGGAGCGCCGCGACACATGA
- a CDS encoding DUF1989 domain-containing protein, whose amino-acid sequence MELAVEIPAATPCQPYRYRIPGLDALALELSPGDSVQVSSADGAQACEWLLLPPGGREGQNSEAGEADAGKAADTVDAVTLARYASITCLEEHAFASQPQGGEEGGAEQARSPFTQQRLAALGVAQVPLSQWQSLSAAGLPAEIRWPREAPAARLILLAPGNDMLLDGKHLATELEVAHFCEGLVGQEQLPVPLAPIKQEVRVSSGTAQVYEVKQGEWIQIIDVAGRQCSDFVAFDANAWAQGEELGLDGGATRSLSGHCMPNPGLYSVFFDQHMHPMLEVVQDTVGRHDSFMLACSPQYYEHHGYFGHDSCTINFNNALSASHGIRQRASWPAINFFFNAYVEPCGTLAVDEPWSRPGDYVLLRADRDLICASSACPDDIDAANGWVPTDIHVRIYAAEHDFPRGIAYRNRPEELPRMTLPTAFHPCTSALTKQFIDYHGYWLATHYEGWGARAEYLACRERVAMMDLSALRKFEVAGPDAERLLQYALTRNVRRLSIGEVVYSAMCQETGGMLDDGTLFRMGEQTFRWICGDPASGQWLRDLAQRQGYRVTVRDSTHQLHNIALQGPKSREVLAPLIWNARTQPDVEGLGWFRFMIGRLSGPDGIPLMVSRTGYTGELGYEVWCHPKDAPSVWEAIWAAGEPHGIAPLGLDALDMLRIEAGLIFAGHEFCPQTSPYEAGIGFTVPMKSKEDDFVGRAALQRETPESRHRVMGLKVASSELVSHGDLVYHGRYPVGVVTSATQSPLLGRSIAMCRLAPDFASPGTQLEIGQLDGHQKRLAAEVVTLPFHDPERLKVRS is encoded by the coding sequence ATGGAGCTTGCAGTCGAGATACCCGCTGCCACGCCGTGCCAGCCGTATCGTTACCGAATACCCGGGCTGGATGCGCTGGCGCTGGAGCTGTCGCCGGGAGACAGCGTGCAGGTGTCATCTGCCGATGGGGCCCAGGCCTGCGAGTGGCTGCTATTGCCGCCAGGGGGGCGGGAGGGACAGAACAGTGAGGCTGGAGAAGCAGACGCTGGAAAGGCTGCAGATACCGTCGATGCAGTGACACTCGCGCGCTACGCCAGCATTACCTGTCTGGAAGAACATGCCTTTGCCAGCCAGCCACAAGGGGGAGAAGAGGGTGGGGCCGAGCAGGCACGAAGCCCGTTCACCCAGCAGCGTCTGGCAGCGCTGGGAGTCGCGCAGGTGCCATTGTCGCAGTGGCAGAGCCTGTCAGCCGCCGGGTTGCCGGCCGAGATTCGCTGGCCGCGTGAAGCGCCAGCCGCGCGCCTGATTCTGCTGGCCCCCGGCAATGATATGTTGCTAGATGGCAAGCATCTGGCCACTGAGCTTGAGGTCGCGCACTTCTGCGAGGGGCTGGTGGGGCAGGAGCAGCTGCCAGTGCCATTGGCGCCGATCAAGCAGGAGGTCAGGGTCTCGTCAGGCACGGCTCAGGTCTATGAGGTCAAGCAGGGCGAGTGGATCCAGATCATCGATGTCGCCGGTCGTCAGTGTTCTGACTTCGTGGCCTTCGATGCCAATGCCTGGGCACAGGGCGAGGAGCTGGGACTGGATGGCGGTGCCACGCGCAGCCTGTCCGGCCACTGCATGCCAAATCCGGGGCTTTATTCAGTGTTCTTCGATCAGCACATGCACCCGATGCTGGAGGTGGTACAGGACACGGTGGGCCGCCATGACAGCTTCATGCTTGCCTGTTCGCCGCAGTATTACGAGCACCACGGCTACTTCGGCCACGATAGCTGCACGATCAACTTCAACAACGCCCTGTCCGCGTCTCACGGCATCCGACAGCGCGCCAGCTGGCCGGCGATCAACTTCTTCTTCAATGCCTATGTCGAGCCCTGCGGCACCCTGGCGGTGGATGAGCCCTGGTCGCGTCCCGGTGACTATGTGCTGCTGCGCGCCGACCGTGACCTCATCTGTGCCTCATCGGCCTGCCCGGACGACATCGATGCCGCCAATGGCTGGGTGCCGACCGATATCCATGTGCGTATCTACGCCGCTGAACATGACTTCCCCCGCGGTATCGCCTATCGCAACCGGCCCGAGGAATTGCCGCGCATGACACTGCCCACCGCCTTTCACCCCTGCACGTCCGCCTTGACCAAGCAGTTCATCGATTACCACGGCTACTGGCTGGCCACCCATTACGAAGGGTGGGGCGCGCGGGCCGAGTATCTGGCCTGCCGCGAGCGGGTCGCGATGATGGACCTTTCGGCACTGCGCAAGTTCGAGGTCGCCGGACCGGACGCCGAACGCCTGTTGCAATATGCACTGACCCGCAACGTGCGACGGCTTTCCATTGGTGAGGTGGTGTACTCGGCCATGTGTCAGGAAACCGGCGGCATGCTCGATGACGGTACCCTGTTCCGCATGGGCGAGCAGACCTTCCGCTGGATCTGTGGTGATCCGGCCAGCGGCCAGTGGCTCAGGGACCTTGCCCAGCGCCAGGGCTATCGCGTCACGGTGCGTGATTCCACCCATCAGCTGCACAACATCGCCTTGCAGGGGCCGAAGAGTCGTGAGGTGCTGGCGCCGTTGATCTGGAACGCGCGTACCCAGCCGGACGTCGAAGGTCTGGGCTGGTTCCGCTTCATGATCGGTCGTCTGTCGGGCCCGGATGGCATCCCGCTGATGGTGTCGCGTACCGGCTATACCGGTGAGCTCGGCTATGAAGTCTGGTGTCATCCCAAGGACGCCCCATCCGTGTGGGAGGCGATCTGGGCGGCGGGTGAGCCTCATGGCATCGCGCCACTGGGACTGGATGCCCTCGACATGCTGAGAATCGAGGCGGGGTTGATCTTCGCCGGCCATGAATTCTGCCCGCAGACTTCCCCCTATGAGGCGGGCATCGGCTTCACCGTGCCGATGAAGAGCAAGGAGGATGACTTCGTCGGGCGGGCAGCGCTGCAACGCGAGACGCCGGAATCACGGCATCGTGTGATGGGCCTGAAGGTGGCCAGCAGCGAGCTGGTCAGCCATGGCGATCTCGTCTATCACGGCCGCTATCCGGTGGGCGTGGTGACCAGTGCCACCCAGTCGCCGCTGCTCGGTCGCTCCATCGCGATGTGTCGCCTGGCGCCGGACTTCGCAAGCCCGGGTACCCAGCTCGAGATCGGCCAGCTGGATGGCCATCAGAAGCGCCTCGCCGCAGAGGTGGTGACATTGCCCTTCCATGACCCTGAGCGCCTCAAGGTGCGTAGCTGA
- a CDS encoding 2OG-Fe(II) oxygenase has protein sequence MSLSFHVVRHERGFSPTPLPIWTDNGDVSDLFEADATPEVVRQEVEGVPGAFQLLNVLTPAECDNFVAALEEMGFEEDAPVSLPRSVRHNHNVNWVVSEAVDQAIWQRSAPLVTEQIQGEGAKGINARFRTYRYEAGDFFKPHTDGAWPGSRVINGEIVQDAYPGLMSQYTFLIFLSDGYTGGRTEFLVSRRDPGKPAQSQDDIQKVSVSTPKGGVLCFPHGSHPQHCVHAGEPIRDGAKYIIRSDILY, from the coding sequence ATGAGCTTGTCTTTCCATGTCGTCCGCCACGAACGCGGCTTCTCTCCCACCCCCCTGCCCATCTGGACCGACAACGGCGACGTGTCTGATCTCTTCGAGGCCGACGCGACACCAGAGGTGGTCCGTCAGGAAGTCGAGGGTGTCCCGGGTGCCTTCCAGCTGCTCAATGTGCTGACACCCGCCGAGTGCGACAACTTCGTCGCCGCCCTGGAGGAAATGGGCTTCGAGGAAGATGCACCCGTCTCCCTGCCGCGTTCGGTACGCCACAACCACAACGTCAACTGGGTCGTCAGTGAAGCGGTCGATCAGGCCATCTGGCAGCGCTCGGCGCCGCTGGTGACCGAGCAGATCCAGGGCGAAGGCGCCAAGGGCATCAATGCGCGCTTTCGTACCTATCGCTACGAGGCCGGCGACTTCTTCAAACCGCACACCGATGGCGCCTGGCCGGGCAGCCGCGTCATCAATGGCGAGATCGTCCAGGACGCCTATCCGGGCCTGATGAGCCAGTACACCTTCCTCATCTTCCTGAGCGATGGTTATACCGGCGGGCGCACCGAGTTTCTGGTCAGCCGTCGCGACCCCGGCAAGCCGGCCCAGTCGCAGGATGACATCCAGAAGGTCTCGGTCTCCACGCCCAAGGGTGGCGTACTGTGCTTCCCGCATGGCTCGCATCCGCAGCACTGCGTGCATGCCGGCGAGCCGATCCGCGACGGCGCCAAGTACATCATCCGCAGCGATATCCTCTATTGA
- a CDS encoding DMT family transporter: MRITLYFLISTLCEIGWATGLKVADSPLEWALTVLLVIISLSLVTQIAKTLPASTTYAIFVGLGTVGTVVADLLFFDLEFQWSTLGFVVLMLIGIIVLKTAPSTPADKQSRASAIPQTTLSE, encoded by the coding sequence ATGCGCATCACGCTCTACTTCCTGATCTCGACCCTGTGCGAAATCGGCTGGGCCACGGGCCTGAAAGTCGCCGACAGTCCGCTGGAATGGGCGCTGACGGTGCTGCTGGTCATCATCAGCCTGAGTCTGGTCACCCAGATCGCCAAGACACTGCCCGCCAGCACTACCTACGCCATCTTCGTCGGCCTGGGCACGGTGGGGACAGTGGTGGCTGACCTGCTGTTCTTCGATCTCGAATTCCAGTGGTCCACGCTGGGCTTCGTGGTGCTGATGCTGATCGGCATCATCGTGCTCAAGACGGCCCCCAGCACGCCTGCCGACAAGCAATCTCGCGCGAGTGCCATACCGCAGACCACCCTCAGTGAATGA
- a CDS encoding LysR family transcriptional regulator, with protein MNELTQRLRTFLKVAEHQSFNVAARELDIASSTATRHVNHLERQLGEPLLVRTTRHVRLSPAGERALIRFRAILAEVDQLEGELESLSERVAGPLRISVPWRYSRLYLAPLVSEFMQCYPEVALDIVSSDQRVDLVEDHFDVALRIGHLEDSSLIARHISDQRFVLAAAPSYLAAQPPIHQPQDLEQHRLLTFSYTTANHHWRLVQGDREHRISVRARALRTNNADILTQAALGGAGVVVQPLWAIREELASGRLLPVLEDFQVTSSDFDTGIHVVFARENQHNPRVRAWVDFLLARRERLSC; from the coding sequence ATGAACGAACTGACCCAACGCCTGCGCACCTTTCTCAAGGTGGCGGAGCATCAGAGCTTCAATGTGGCGGCGCGGGAGCTGGATATCGCCAGTTCCACGGCGACGCGTCACGTCAATCATCTGGAGCGCCAGCTGGGCGAGCCATTGTTGGTGCGCACCACGCGCCATGTACGGCTGTCGCCGGCCGGCGAGCGCGCCCTGATCCGCTTTCGCGCCATTCTGGCCGAGGTGGATCAACTGGAGGGTGAGCTGGAGTCGTTGAGTGAGCGGGTCGCGGGGCCGCTGCGCATCTCGGTGCCGTGGCGCTATTCGCGCCTCTATCTGGCGCCGCTGGTGAGCGAGTTCATGCAGTGCTATCCCGAGGTAGCCCTGGATATCGTCAGCAGTGACCAGCGGGTGGACCTGGTCGAGGACCACTTCGACGTGGCGCTGCGCATCGGCCATCTGGAAGATTCGAGCCTGATCGCGCGCCATATCAGTGACCAGCGCTTCGTGCTGGCTGCCGCGCCGTCCTACCTCGCCGCCCAGCCGCCTATCCATCAGCCCCAGGACCTGGAGCAGCACCGTCTGCTGACCTTCAGCTATACCACCGCCAATCATCACTGGCGGCTGGTGCAAGGCGATCGGGAGCATCGCATCTCGGTGCGCGCTCGCGCGCTGCGCACTAACAATGCCGACATTCTCACCCAGGCGGCGCTTGGGGGCGCCGGCGTGGTAGTGCAACCGCTCTGGGCCATTCGGGAAGAGCTGGCAAGTGGCCGCCTGCTGCCGGTGCTGGAGGACTTTCAGGTCACCTCATCGGATTTCGACACCGGTATCCACGTCGTCTTCGCGCGCGAGAATCAGCACAACCCGCGCGTACGTGCCTGGGTCGACTTCCTGCTTGCCCGCCGCGAGCGGCTGTCCTGCTGA
- a CDS encoding NAD(P)-binding domain-containing protein, with protein MTQRIAIIGAGPSGLAQLRAFQSAADKGIEIPEIVCYEKQDDWGGLWNYSWRTGLDAHGEPVHGSMYRYLWSNGPKECLEFADYSFEEHFGRPIASYPPRAVLFDYIKGRVEKAGVRKYIRFGCPVRQVTFDDASQQFTVSVHDQSLDLVTSEEFDHVIVASGHFSTPNVPEFPGFSSFNGRILHAHDFRDALEFKGKDLLLLGSSYSAEDIGSQCYKYGARSITTSYRTAPMGFKWPDNWEEKPLLVKVDRDTAYFSDGSHKRVDAIILCTGYLHHFPFLEESLRLKTQNRMWPLGLYKGVVWEENPRLFYLGMQDQWYTFNMFDAQAWWVRDAILGTQTLPAKAAMQADSQAWREREETLDSDEAMIVFQGDYVKSLISETDYPSFDIDGVNRTFLEWEHHKHENIMTFRDHGYRSLMTGTQAPRHHTPWLEAMDDSLEAYLAQPVEAETPLDEESATQATTTPLAS; from the coding sequence ATGACCCAACGTATCGCGATCATCGGTGCAGGACCCAGTGGCCTGGCTCAGTTACGTGCCTTTCAATCCGCCGCCGACAAGGGCATCGAGATTCCCGAGATTGTCTGTTACGAGAAGCAGGATGACTGGGGTGGTCTGTGGAATTACAGCTGGCGCACCGGGCTGGATGCCCACGGCGAGCCGGTTCACGGCAGCATGTATCGCTACCTGTGGTCGAACGGTCCCAAGGAGTGTCTCGAGTTCGCCGACTACTCCTTTGAAGAACATTTCGGGCGCCCTATCGCCTCCTATCCGCCGCGCGCCGTGCTGTTCGACTACATCAAGGGACGTGTCGAGAAGGCCGGCGTGCGCAAGTACATCCGCTTCGGCTGCCCGGTGCGCCAGGTCACCTTCGATGATGCCAGCCAGCAATTCACGGTCAGTGTGCATGATCAGTCGCTCGATCTGGTGACCAGCGAAGAGTTCGACCACGTCATCGTGGCCTCCGGACATTTCTCGACACCCAATGTGCCGGAATTCCCCGGATTCTCGAGCTTCAATGGCCGCATTCTGCATGCGCATGACTTCCGCGATGCACTGGAATTCAAGGGCAAGGATCTGCTGTTGCTCGGCAGCAGCTATTCCGCCGAAGACATAGGCTCCCAATGCTACAAGTACGGTGCGCGTAGCATCACCACCAGCTATCGCACCGCGCCGATGGGCTTCAAGTGGCCGGATAACTGGGAGGAAAAACCGCTACTGGTGAAGGTCGATCGTGATACCGCCTATTTCAGTGACGGCAGCCACAAGCGAGTCGATGCCATCATCCTGTGCACCGGCTACCTGCATCATTTCCCGTTCCTCGAGGAGTCACTGCGCCTCAAGACCCAGAACCGCATGTGGCCGCTGGGGCTCTACAAGGGCGTGGTGTGGGAAGAGAACCCGCGCCTCTTCTACCTCGGCATGCAGGACCAGTGGTACACCTTCAACATGTTCGATGCCCAGGCCTGGTGGGTACGCGATGCGATTCTCGGCACTCAGACACTGCCGGCGAAAGCAGCGATGCAAGCCGATAGCCAGGCGTGGCGCGAGCGTGAGGAAACGCTGGATAGCGACGAGGCGATGATCGTCTTCCAGGGGGACTACGTAAAATCGCTGATCAGCGAGACCGACTACCCAAGCTTCGATATCGATGGCGTGAATCGCACCTTCCTCGAGTGGGAGCATCACAAGCACGAGAACATCATGACCTTCCGCGACCACGGCTATCGCTCCTTGATGACCGGCACCCAGGCGCCCAGGCATCACACGCCGTGGCTTGAGGCGATGGATGATTCGCTGGAAGCCTATCTGGCCCAGCCGGTCGAGGCCGAGACGCCACTCGACGAGGAGTCAGCGACTCAGGCGACGACCACGCCGCTGGCCTCCTGA
- a CDS encoding DMT family transporter — translation MDWVYLIAAGCCEVVGVTGFNQYANQHRRMGVLLVALGFSSSLSLLYLAMDTISLGIAYAVFSGIGTVVSATIGVLFWREHFSFRRMACIGVIVLSIAGLHLSGGH, via the coding sequence ATGGATTGGGTCTATCTGATCGCCGCCGGCTGCTGTGAAGTCGTCGGCGTCACCGGTTTCAACCAGTACGCCAATCAGCACCGCCGCATGGGCGTGTTGCTGGTCGCGCTGGGCTTCAGCTCCTCCTTGAGCCTGCTGTATCTGGCCATGGATACCATCAGTCTGGGCATCGCCTATGCCGTGTTCTCCGGCATCGGCACCGTGGTCAGCGCCACCATCGGCGTACTGTTCTGGCGTGAGCACTTCTCGTTTCGCCGCATGGCCTGCATCGGCGTCATCGTGCTGTCCATTGCCGGCCTGCATCTTTCCGGCGGGCATTGA
- a CDS encoding ammonium transporter, whose protein sequence is MDEKTLQSILDMHQAMNIEVFYWWCTAIMFLIHAGFLAYEIGASRSKNALASGMKNVLTLASIIPAFYFVGWWIYNAFPNGLIPIEASAALPWSASMRPDADDMGTGIFFAAFALFGATTGSILSGAVIERIRLGAFLILAVILGAGVWIMAGAWGWHPDGWMLHKLGYHDVGAAGVVHAVAGFFALGVLLNLGARIGKYSDDGKPQVIAPHNMPMTLIGLMLIIVGFFGFLGGCIIFNTGDIGWTTIYGNRTNLSAFAFNTLMGFGGGVIGAYLSSRDPFWTMSGALGGIITVAAGLDLYNPGLAFVLAVTGGALMPKIGALLEKRGLDDSVGAFAVHGFCGFYGVVLVGVFAAGFPNVGEGVPDISFTGQLTGAVVMAVTGFVPGWGVAYVLKKLNLLRVPPHVEVLGLDLFEVPAKAYPESMATESSSSVPARSGGVVAAPMDKRPDIS, encoded by the coding sequence ATGGATGAAAAGACGTTGCAAAGCATATTGGATATGCATCAGGCGATGAACATCGAGGTGTTCTATTGGTGGTGTACCGCCATCATGTTCCTGATCCATGCAGGCTTTCTGGCCTACGAGATAGGTGCCTCCCGTTCCAAGAATGCCTTGGCATCCGGCATGAAGAACGTGCTGACGCTGGCCTCGATCATCCCCGCCTTCTACTTCGTGGGCTGGTGGATCTACAACGCCTTCCCCAACGGGCTGATCCCCATCGAGGCCTCCGCCGCTCTGCCGTGGAGCGCGAGCATGCGACCCGACGCCGATGACATGGGCACCGGCATCTTTTTCGCCGCCTTTGCCCTGTTCGGAGCGACCACCGGCTCCATCCTCTCGGGGGCGGTGATCGAACGCATCCGCCTGGGGGCCTTCCTGATTCTGGCGGTGATTCTCGGCGCGGGTGTCTGGATCATGGCGGGCGCCTGGGGCTGGCACCCGGATGGCTGGATGCTGCACAAGCTGGGCTACCACGATGTCGGCGCCGCCGGTGTGGTGCATGCCGTGGCCGGCTTCTTCGCGCTGGGCGTGCTGCTCAATCTGGGCGCGCGTATCGGCAAGTACAGTGACGATGGCAAGCCGCAGGTGATCGCGCCGCACAACATGCCGATGACCTTGATCGGCCTGATGCTGATCATCGTCGGGTTCTTCGGCTTCCTGGGCGGCTGCATCATCTTCAATACCGGTGATATCGGCTGGACCACCATCTACGGCAACCGCACCAACCTCTCTGCCTTCGCCTTCAATACCCTGATGGGCTTCGGTGGCGGCGTGATCGGCGCCTATCTGTCCTCGCGTGACCCGTTCTGGACCATGTCCGGTGCACTGGGCGGCATCATCACCGTCGCGGCGGGGCTGGATCTCTACAATCCGGGGCTGGCCTTCGTGCTGGCGGTCACCGGTGGCGCCCTGATGCCGAAGATCGGCGCGCTGCTCGAGAAGCGTGGCCTGGATGACTCCGTCGGCGCCTTCGCGGTGCATGGCTTCTGCGGCTTCTACGGCGTGGTACTGGTGGGTGTCTTCGCCGCTGGCTTCCCGAATGTCGGCGAAGGCGTGCCGGACATCTCCTTCACCGGCCAGCTGACTGGCGCAGTCGTGATGGCAGTGACGGGCTTCGTGCCGGGCTGGGGTGTCGCCTACGTGCTCAAGAAGCTCAATCTGCTGCGTGTGCCGCCGCATGTCGAAGTGCTCGGACTGGATCTGTTCGAAGTCCCGGCCAAGGCCTACCCGGAGAGCATGGCAACCGAGTCATCTTCCAGTGTACCGGCTCGTTCCGGTGGGGTGGTCGCGGCGCCAATGGACAAGCGTCCGGACATCAGCTGA
- a CDS encoding PAS domain-containing protein, producing MMRFLEQFASASIASTASTASPFSAQAILDGLSDAVLVVDADSTLLYASRGWQALSGHEADGPREDTPTAPRAQGHGTAAQRLREALHPADQSRWDMLARHVSRRERPDCWRLRIMGADHHYRWCEVRSQSLSLASPWPATLTVHDISERVQQEQIDAANLRSLTRLIKGLPAMVYRARNNRHWSMEYISDGCLAITGLSPQQLLDHPSLTYGEMIHPEDADRVWEQVQSALEARTPFTLAYRIHHRDGDVIQVQEKGHGIYSPDGTPLAVEGIIFAVDTSGLAEDAA from the coding sequence ATGATGCGCTTTCTTGAACAGTTCGCCTCCGCCTCGATTGCCTCGACCGCATCGACTGCCTCGCCCTTCAGCGCACAGGCAATTCTCGATGGCCTGAGTGATGCCGTGCTGGTAGTGGATGCCGACAGTACCCTGCTGTATGCCTCGCGCGGCTGGCAGGCCCTGAGCGGACACGAAGCGGATGGCCCACGAGAAGACACGCCAACCGCCCCTCGGGCGCAGGGACACGGCACGGCAGCGCAGCGCTTGCGGGAAGCATTGCACCCCGCGGATCAATCGCGCTGGGACATGCTCGCCCGCCACGTCTCACGCCGCGAACGCCCCGACTGCTGGCGATTGCGCATCATGGGGGCAGACCATCACTATCGCTGGTGTGAAGTACGCAGCCAGTCACTTTCGCTGGCATCGCCCTGGCCCGCCACGCTCACTGTGCATGACATCAGCGAGCGCGTGCAGCAGGAGCAGATCGACGCCGCCAACCTGCGCAGCCTGACACGGCTGATCAAGGGGCTGCCCGCAATGGTCTATCGCGCGCGCAACAACCGCCACTGGTCGATGGAGTACATCAGTGACGGCTGCCTGGCCATCACCGGCCTCAGCCCCCAGCAACTGCTCGATCATCCCTCCCTCACCTACGGGGAGATGATCCATCCCGAAGATGCTGATCGCGTGTGGGAGCAGGTGCAGTCAGCCCTAGAGGCCCGCACCCCCTTCACCCTCGCCTACCGCATTCACCATCGCGACGGCGACGTGATCCAGGTACAGGAAAAGGGCCATGGCATCTATTCACCTGACGGCACACCGCTGGCCGTGGAAGGCATCATCTTCGCCGTCGACACCTCGGGCCTGGCAGAGGATGCTGCATGA
- a CDS encoding response regulator, with amino-acid sequence MPSTPPTRVVLVDDHPLFRRGLAELLSEGDLFEVVADFDDGTDLLDALPTLSPELVIVDWQMPQLDGLTLMRHLKQRDAALKVVLLTASDDSRHLLDAIQQGADGYLMKDTDPERILERLQAVVDGKLGLEEETLLLLARRLQQDHRQREQHSQAQTHKQEREQERKQAEALPAAANVPAGSTPDGAPALDRPTTTDWPTTADWYEGLTERERDTLKWIGRGLSNKLIARELGISDSTVKVYVKNLLRKLNLHSRLELAAWVYAHPLTPASDASRAPPKDATSAKEAMTRPEKESLR; translated from the coding sequence ATGCCCTCGACACCCCCGACCAGAGTCGTGCTCGTCGACGACCACCCGCTGTTTCGGCGCGGGCTTGCCGAGCTTTTGAGTGAAGGTGACCTGTTCGAGGTCGTGGCCGACTTCGATGACGGCACCGACCTGCTTGATGCCCTGCCCACCCTCTCCCCGGAGCTGGTGATCGTCGACTGGCAGATGCCGCAGCTTGATGGCCTAACCCTGATGCGCCATCTCAAGCAGCGTGATGCCGCTCTCAAGGTTGTGCTGCTGACCGCATCCGACGACAGCCGCCACCTGCTGGATGCCATCCAGCAAGGGGCGGATGGCTACCTGATGAAGGACACCGACCCCGAACGCATACTCGAGCGCCTACAGGCCGTGGTCGACGGCAAGCTGGGGCTGGAAGAAGAGACCTTGCTGCTGCTGGCCAGACGCCTGCAGCAGGATCACCGCCAGCGTGAACAACACTCGCAAGCACAAACGCATAAACAGGAGCGGGAGCAGGAGCGGAAGCAGGCCGAGGCGCTGCCCGCCGCGGCGAATGTCCCTGCTGGCTCCACGCCCGACGGGGCCCCCGCACTCGACCGACCCACGACAACTGACTGGCCCACGACAGCTGACTGGTACGAAGGCCTGACCGAGCGTGAACGCGATACCCTCAAATGGATCGGGCGCGGCCTCAGCAACAAGTTGATTGCCCGCGAACTGGGCATCAGTGACAGCACGGTGAAGGTCTACGTCAAGAATCTGCTGCGCAAGCTGAACCTGCATTCACGACTGGAGCTGGCCGCCTGGGTCTACGCCCACCCGCTGACGCCAGCGAGTGATGCCAGCCGAGCGCCCCCCAAGGACGCGACAAGCGCCAAGGAGGCCATGACACGGCCCGAAAAGGAGAGCCTGCGATGA